GCGCCGGCGCAGTTCCTCCAGCACCGGCACCGGCATGATCGAGGCGCCGTAGAAGACGTGACGCAGCGAGGCGAGATTGCGGCGGTCGAAATCGGCATGGCGCAGCAGGCTGATCCAGACCGTCGGCGGCGCGAAGAACGAGGTGATGCCATGCTCCTCGATCAACTTCAGGCAGAGGTCGGGGGCAGGCGCTTCGATCAGCACGGTGGAGGCGCCGACCAGCAGTTGCGGCATGGTGAAGACATGCATCTGGGCGGAATGATAGAGCGGCAGCGCGGCCAGCGCCTTGTCGGCGCCGCTGAGTCCGAGCTCGACCATGCAGCTGACATATTCGGCCATCAGCGCGCGATGCGTCATCATCGCGCCCTTGGGCGCGGCCGTGGTGCCCGACGTGTAGAGAAGCTGGGCGAGATCGGTATCGGCGACCGAGGCGTCGGCGACGGCATCGGTGCCGTTCAGGGCAATATCGAGGACGTCGAACGCGCCGCCGCCGACGAAAGTGCCGGTCAGCATGACGGCATCCGTCGCAGCCGCCACCTTGTCGGCCGTCGCGGCCAGGCCGCCGTCGCGGATCAGCGCGCGGGCGCCCGACTGGCCGATAATGTAGCCGAGCTCGGCTTCGGTCAGCGCATAGTTGATCGGGACATGGACGAGACCCGCCCGTGCGCAGGCGAGCCACAGGATCAGATAGCCGTCGGAATTGCGTCCATAGGCGCCGACGCGGTCGCCCACCGCAAGGCCTGACGCCGCAAGACCGGCAGCGACCCGGTCGACCGCGCGATCGAGATCGCCATAGCTCCAGCTGCGATCGCCGAAGACGAGGGCCGTCTTGGCACCGTGACGTTGGGCCGAGCGCCGGAACGCATCCGATATGGTGTTGCGGCGGGCACGTTCGCCGAGCGGCTGCGCGTCGGTGGCTGAAGCGACCATGGGGGCCTCCGGTTTTCCTTGCCAATTACTGGTCAGTAGCTCTATTACTCATGAGTAACATGGCCCGGACCTAACGGGCGCTCGAAACGCCGTCAAGGCAGGCTGGATGACCGAGCCTCTGGTTTCGCCGTGGAAGGCGCAAGGCGCGCGCGAGGCCGAAAGGCAGGACAAGCGGCGCGCCGTCCTGATGACGGCGGCGCGGATCTTCTGCGAGAAGGGGGTCCGCAACACCTCGCTCGACGAGATCGCCGAACAGCTCAATGTCACCAAGCCGACCCTCTACTATTATGTGCGCAGCAAGGACGAGATCCTGGCCGAATGCGTGCGCATCGGCCTCGACCTGATCGAAGAGGCGATCGCCGCGGCCGACCGCGCCCATCTCAACGCGCTCGAGCGGCTGGAAGCGGCGCTGCGGCGCTATGCCGAGATCATGACCATGGATTTCGCCATGTGTGTGACCCGCATCGGCGAAACCGAACTGCCGCCGGAGAGCCGCAGGGCCTTGCGCAGCCACAAGCGGAAGATCGACGCGCGCATTCGCGCCTTGATCGCCGAAGGGGTCGGCGAAGGCTCTATCCACGCACGCGATCCGAAGATCGCCGCGTTCATCGTCGCCGGTGCGCTCAACTGGATCGCCCATTGGTACGATCCACGCGGGCCGCTGACGGCAGCGCAGATCGCCGATCGTGCCGTCGAGGCGCTCATCTCGGGCCTCGCCCCGCGTGCCGACATGTGAGGAGACCGCCATGCTGCATGTTCCGCCCGACCGCCTGCCGGAACCGGGGCCCGCCTATCGCGAACCGACCCGC
This portion of the bacterium YEK0313 genome encodes:
- the lcfB_9 gene encoding Long-chain-fatty-acid--CoA ligase → MVASATDAQPLGERARRNTISDAFRRSAQRHGAKTALVFGDRSWSYGDLDRAVDRVAAGLAASGLAVGDRVGAYGRNSDGYLILWLACARAGLVHVPINYALTEAELGYIIGQSGARALIRDGGLAATADKVAAATDAVMLTGTFVGGGAFDVLDIALNGTDAVADASVADTDLAQLLYTSGTTAAPKGAMMTHRALMAEYVSCMVELGLSGADKALAALPLYHSAQMHVFTMPQLLVGASTVLIEAPAPDLCLKLIEEHGITSFFAPPTVWISLLRHADFDRRNLASLRHVFYGASIMPVPVLEELRRRLPAAAPFNCYGQSEIAPLATVLRPEEHDARPASAGRPVLQVETRVVDADMRDVPPGTQGEIVHRSPQLMVGYWDKPDETAEAFAGGWFHSGDVGVLDEEGYLYVVDRVKDVIKTGGVIVASREVEEALFTHPAVSEVAVIATPDPKWIEAVTAVVVLRQGESAEAEALIAHCRERLAPFKVPKRVIFRADLPRNTAGKVLKRELRDAHG
- the kstR2_6 gene encoding HTH-type transcriptional repressor KstR2, producing the protein MTEPLVSPWKAQGAREAERQDKRRAVLMTAARIFCEKGVRNTSLDEIAEQLNVTKPTLYYYVRSKDEILAECVRIGLDLIEEAIAAADRAHLNALERLEAALRRYAEIMTMDFAMCVTRIGETELPPESRRALRSHKRKIDARIRALIAEGVGEGSIHARDPKIAAFIVAGALNWIAHWYDPRGPLTAAQIADRAVEALISGLAPRADM